GCTCGGTCGGCGGCGCGGTCGGCGACCTCCGAGACGAGCATCTGCACGCGTCGCGCGGAGACGTCGACGAGCGGGTCGTCGGCCGCGACGCCGGCGGTGCGGGCGTACTGGCGCAGGTCGTGTTCGACGTCCGCCGGGAGGTACGCGCGCCGCGCGGTGTCGCCGTCGCCGTTTGGAACGCAGAGGAGGTGGTGGTCGACGCCGTTCCGGCGGTGGGTCGTCGCGTCCGACGGGCGGACGCGCACGACTTCGGCCGGCCGGAGGCCGACTTCGCCCGCGAGGCGTACGACGAGTTCCTCGCGGTGGGTCTCGGTGGCGCGCCGGAGTCGCCGGTAGTCGTCCGTCGACAGCGACACCGCGGACTGCGGCGACTCGGACATCTTTCGTCTGCGTACATCGACGCGAAACATGAATATTGCGCTCCGGCGCGAAACGGAGTTTTTCAGCAGAAATTGCAGCCGACAGCCCGAATTCCGTTTCGTGATACGAAACGTCCGCGAAACGTAGGGTCAGGACGACCGGTCGAGCGAGGACTCGATTTCGCCGACGACCTCGGGGTTCCGGAGCGCGCTCGTGTCCCCGAGGTCGTCGCCGTGGGTCACCGCCTCCAGCAGGCGACGCATCACCTTCCCGGAGCGCGTCTTCGGCAACTCGGGCGTGAACACGACCGCGTCCGGGACGGCGATGGGGCCGATGGCCGCCTCCACGGCGTCCGTCACCTGCGCTCTGAGTTCGTCGGCGTCGGCGCCCTCGGCGGCGCTGACGTACGCGTAGACGGCTTCGCCCTTCAAGTCGTGGGGGCCGCTGACGACCGCGGCCTCCGCGACGCCCGCCACGTCGGCGAGCACGCTCTCTATCTCCATCGTCCCGAACCGGTGGCCGGAGACGTTGATGACGTCGTCCACGCGCCCGAGCAGCGTGACGTAGCCGTCCTCGTCGACCGTCGCGCCGTCCTCAGTGAAGTACGCCCAGTCGTAGCCGTCCAGGGACGGCCGCACGGAACTGCGCTCCGCGAACCATCCCTCGTTCTCCGCCATCGACACCGGCATCCCCGGCCACGGCTCGGTCAACACGAGGTAGCCGGTCTCGCCCGGTTCCACCGGATTCCCGCGCGCGTCCACGACCGCCGCGCCGACGCCCGGCAACGGCGGCCCCGCCGCGCCCGGCTTCATGTCGTCCACGCCGGGGAGCGTCGTCACCATCGTCCCGCCGGTCTCGGTCTGCCACCACGTGTCCACGATGGGGCACTCGCCGTTCCCGATGTGCTCGTGGTACCACTTCCACGCCCGCGGATTGATGGGTTCGCCAACCGTACCGAGCAGGCGCAGCGAAGAGAGGTCGTGTCGCTCCGGATGCTCCTCCCCCCACTTCATGAACGCCCGGATGGCGGTCGGCGCCGTGTAGAACACGTCCACGGCGTTCCGCTCGATGAGTTCCCACACGCGGTCTTTCTCCGGGTGGTCCGGCGTCCCCTCGTACAGCATCGTCGTCGTCCCGAGCGCGAGCGGCCCGTACACCGTGTACGTGTGCCCCGTAATCCAGCCGATGTCCGCCGAACACCAGTGCGTGTCCGCGGGCTCGATGTCGAGGACGGCGTGACTCGTCCACGCCGCGTACGACAAATACCCGCCCGTCGTGTGCCGCACGCCGGTCGGCTCGCCCGTCGTCCCCGACGTGTAGATGAGGAACAACTGGTCGCTCGCGTCCCGCGGCACCGGCTCGACCGTCTCGCCCCTGTGGGCCGTCACCAACTCGCAGTAGTCGTACTCGTTCTCGGCCAGCGGCGTGTCGTCCCCGAGGCGGTCCACGACGACGGTCGCCTCCACGTCGCCGTCCACCGCGATGGCCGCGTTGTCCGCCTTGTTCTTCTGGTGGACGGGCGCCCCGCGCCGATAGTAGCCGTCGCAGGTCACGAGATACTCGGAGTCCGCCGCCTCCATGCGCGTCGCGAGCGCGTCCGCGGAGAACCCCGCGAACACCACGGAGTGGGGCGCGCCGATGCGCGCACACGCCAGCATTGCAATCGGCAACTCCGGCACGACGGGCAGATAGAGTGTGACGACGTCGTCCTCCTCGACGCCCAACTCCCGCAGCGCCGCCGCGAACTCGTTGACCTCCCGGTACAGCTCCAGATACGAGTACGTCCGCGACTCCCCGAGGCGGCCCTCCCACGTCAACGCCACCTGATTCTTCCGCTCGTCGAGGTGGCGGTCCACGCAGTTGTAACTCGCGTTCAGTTCGCCGCCCTCGAACCACCGGAACGGCGGCCCGTCGCCGCCCAACACGGTGTCGTACTCCGTCTCCCAGTCCAGCAGGTCGGCGGCGCGCTCCCACGCCCCCGGCCAGTTATCCGCGAACTCGGCCCGGACGCACCCATCGCTCACGTTCGCCTGCGCCACGAACGACGCCGGCGGCTCGACGCGCTCGCCGTCGCTCGGCACCCGCTCCTCGCCAACCATTCGCCTCCCACTACGTCCGCCCGCGAATAAACGTTCGGCCTCGGGGCAAACGACACACCAGCACCCCCGCCGTCGACCGACGACCGACAGCCAACTACCGCGCCCCAAACGCGAACCGACGACCCGACACCCACGCTACGCGGTGCTCGCCGAGGAGTTCGTCAGCGAAGCGGACCGAACGAGATATCGAACCACGCCGAGGCGTTCCTGCTCGCTACGCTGTGCGGACTGGGACTCGTCTCGTCCAAATCGCTTGCCAACGTCACACCGCGACCGCTCGGAGAGCGACACACGCGGCACTCTCCGTCGCGAGCCACTGAAAAGCGGGCCGGGCGCGATATTGAACCGAAGACAGACGGTCGCTCACGCCGTTCGCGCTGCGTCTGTCCGGGTTCAAATCGCTACCCGCTCCGCTCGTCACCTACGTTCCTCGCAGAAGCGGGCCGGGCGCGCGTAGAAACATCGCGCTGTCGTGTGGTTTCGGGTGCTGTTCGCCGGGTTCTGAGTGTTAGTCTTCATTGGTGTCCTCCGTGATGTCGAGGTCGTCGAGAAGTGGGCGGCGGCGCTGCTCCATCCGCTGGCGGAGCCGCCGACGCCGCTCGTCGAGGTCAGCCTTGTCGTAGTGTGTCTCAATGGTGTCCACAGTCGCGTTCACGCGCTCGGCCACGTCCTCAGGCGGCCACCCGCGGTTCAGCATCCACGTAATAGCGCCCGTCCGGACGTGGTGGGGCGCGCGACTCGACGGGCACTTCGAACTTTCGTGGTAGTTCGTCCACTCGCATCCCTCGCGGTCCTTCCCGTGCGGACACTCGGAGTGAAGGCACGGCTGCGTGGCGAGGTAACTCCAGTTCCGGAGCGTGTTCTCTCGCGGGCGGCCACTTCGGGACGCGAGGAACGGCTGGCGACCGTGATCATCGTGAACGTCGTGGCGGTACACCTGGAGGTACGTCCGAAGGACGTCGGCAACCTCCTCGGGAAGCGCAACCGGACGCTCGCCCGCGAGCTTGTTCTTCAGACCGGTGTCGGTGTCCGGTCGGTGGCGGAAGTCGACCCACGGCTCGTCGTCGAGATGAACGTCCCGCATGTCGAGTGCGCGGAGTCCGCTCTGACGAGCACCAGTTATCCACGCGAGTTCGAGGAAGGCGTGGCCGCGACTTCCGTACTGGTCGCTGTTCCGGTAGTAGTTCAGGAGCGCCAGCGCGTCGTCGGTGGCGAGCTTCGTGTCCGAGCTACGTTCGCTCGGGTCGAGGTCGGGAATGCGGACGGCGTCAGAGAGGCCGTCGTCGACGGCGTCGATGTCTTCGAGGAACTCCAGGAACATCGAGAGCGTCCACATCTCGCCCTCCAAGGTGACGGGCGCGATTTCCGCGGAGCGGAGTTCGTAGTACTCGTCGAGGTCGTAGGCCTGGAGTTGGCCGACACGGAAGATGTCGACGCCCTCGCACCACTCCGCGAAGAGTTTTAGCCGGTACCGCCAGCCCTCGATGCTCTTGTCGGTGGCATCGGGCTTTCGACGCCGGAGGTATCGGCGGATGGCATCGCGAATCTCCATCTCGGACGGCTCCGGCCGCCGGTCGCGGCTCACCGCTCGTACACCTCCTCGACGCGCCGCCGTGGGATGCCCTGCGTCTCGCCAAGGTCCTCGACGATGACCCAGCCGTGGTGAACGCGAACGGTGACGTCCTCGTGTCGAGTCGTTACCCCCTCGTCGTCGAGGACGACCGTCGCGTTCTCACTCTTCCAGATAGGTGTTCGTGACATGGTCAGACCCTCACGAACGCTTCTGGCTTGATGCCGGGCTCAACCTCGGCGTGCTCGTCGCGCTCGTCAGTTCCAGTGAGCTTGAGGTTGCAACCGGGACAGAGGAACTCGGGCGTCTCCTCGGCGACCTCGACGTCCACCTCGTGTTCGAGCGCGCCCTCGTGGAAGCCAGCGCGACGCTCGGCTTTCGGGCGCGTGAACAGGCCGTCCGAAGTCATGTCCGACTCGATGACGCCGCACTCGTCGCAGACGAGCCGGTAGCGGCGCTTACTCATCGAGCATCGCCTCCTTCGCGTTCCGGATTCGGTGTACCTCGGCGCTACTCCCGCCCTGGTCTGGGTGGGCGTCCTTCAGCTTCTCTCGGTACGCCGCCTTGACGACGCCGTCGTCGGCGTCGGGAGCGACTTCGAGGACTTCGTGGGCGGGCTCAGCGGCCGCGACGACCGCCTCACTGTCTTCGTCGGCTGGCGGGAGGCGTGCGGCGGCGAACTCGCTCTCGCCGGTCTCGACGGGACGCTGGCTCCGCATCCGGGTCTCGTGAACCCAGAGGTAGACCGACCGGAGGTTGTCCCGAAGCTTCGCGTAGGCGTCGCAGGCGACGGCGAACTGCTCGCCGTCCTTCGTCCACCGGAGCACGACGCCGGGGTCGCTCGGGTTCGCGGAGTGCTTCGGAAGCCCGCTCCGCTTCGTGTGCGCCCCACCGCTGCCGGTCGAGACCTTCCAGTTGCTCGGGTCGAGGCGACCCATCTCCGTCTCGATGGCGCTCGTCGTCGACGCGATCGACGCCTGGAACTTCGTCGTGCGCTCCCGGTTTACGGGCTCCGTACGCTCGAAGCCGGTCGGCCAGTCGAGCCCGGTCA
The nucleotide sequence above comes from Halobacterium litoreum. Encoded proteins:
- a CDS encoding tyrosine-type recombinase/integrase, with product MSRDRRPEPSEMEIRDAIRRYLRRRKPDATDKSIEGWRYRLKLFAEWCEGVDIFRVGQLQAYDLDEYYELRSAEIAPVTLEGEMWTLSMFLEFLEDIDAVDDGLSDAVRIPDLDPSERSSDTKLATDDALALLNYYRNSDQYGSRGHAFLELAWITGARQSGLRALDMRDVHLDDEPWVDFRHRPDTDTGLKNKLAGERPVALPEEVADVLRTYLQVYRHDVHDDHGRQPFLASRSGRPRENTLRNWSYLATQPCLHSECPHGKDREGCEWTNYHESSKCPSSRAPHHVRTGAITWMLNRGWPPEDVAERVNATVDTIETHYDKADLDERRRRLRQRMEQRRRPLLDDLDITEDTNED
- the acs gene encoding acetate--CoA ligase — protein: MVGEERVPSDGERVEPPASFVAQANVSDGCVRAEFADNWPGAWERAADLLDWETEYDTVLGGDGPPFRWFEGGELNASYNCVDRHLDERKNQVALTWEGRLGESRTYSYLELYREVNEFAAALRELGVEEDDVVTLYLPVVPELPIAMLACARIGAPHSVVFAGFSADALATRMEAADSEYLVTCDGYYRRGAPVHQKNKADNAAIAVDGDVEATVVVDRLGDDTPLAENEYDYCELVTAHRGETVEPVPRDASDQLFLIYTSGTTGEPTGVRHTTGGYLSYAAWTSHAVLDIEPADTHWCSADIGWITGHTYTVYGPLALGTTTMLYEGTPDHPEKDRVWELIERNAVDVFYTAPTAIRAFMKWGEEHPERHDLSSLRLLGTVGEPINPRAWKWYHEHIGNGECPIVDTWWQTETGGTMVTTLPGVDDMKPGAAGPPLPGVGAAVVDARGNPVEPGETGYLVLTEPWPGMPVSMAENEGWFAERSSVRPSLDGYDWAYFTEDGATVDEDGYVTLLGRVDDVINVSGHRFGTMEIESVLADVAGVAEAAVVSGPHDLKGEAVYAYVSAAEGADADELRAQVTDAVEAAIGPIAVPDAVVFTPELPKTRSGKVMRRLLEAVTHGDDLGDTSALRNPEVVGEIESSLDRSS
- a CDS encoding J domain-containing protein, with product MTGLDWPTGFERTEPVNRERTTKFQASIASTTSAIETEMGRLDPSNWKVSTGSGGAHTKRSGLPKHSANPSDPGVVLRWTKDGEQFAVACDAYAKLRDNLRSVYLWVHETRMRSQRPVETGESEFAAARLPPADEDSEAVVAAAEPAHEVLEVAPDADDGVVKAAYREKLKDAHPDQGGSSAEVHRIRNAKEAMLDE